The Sorex araneus isolate mSorAra2 chromosome X, mSorAra2.pri, whole genome shotgun sequence DNA segment ATCATACAATAGCTGTGCTAGGAACTGGTGCAGTGGCTATGCCACTGTCTGAAGACCGAAAGTACAAAATCTGAGGGTGTGGCCTTCAAGTATACTTATAATGTGAGCAATACTGAAAATGGGAGGCAGATAATGAAGATAGTTCAATTATGGGTTCTTTTTGTGATGTTATGCTTCAGGCAGAAACCCAACAGATCTTTTAACATGAGATCTCTAAACTAAGATTATAAAATGTTCCTCTATTGTTTTTTTATGTTCTAGAAGATTTTTCTACAAATGAAAGTAAACCAATTTCAAGATACCCTGATAAAagcatgggaaaccatcattaacaatactgtaaatcacagaatctcaattaagttaaaaaaaaaattcctttcttcttctgaaCACCCACCATCTTGCTCCATGACCCTAACATTTCAGTGGAAGCAAACTGAATTTCCAGTACAAATTAAGAAACACATTTAGATCACTCTGATAAAAGAggtaaagacagaaagaaagccACTTTCGTGAGAATGACATTAGGAAACCTAAAATAACTATTTCTTCTTGGCCATATTAGTGACATTCCCTTAATAAGTAAACCAAGCAAGCAGAAGTGTTCTATTAGGCTTTGGCAGAATGACAGAATATTCAAAATGCTTGAACAGAAAAATACCTAATAAATCTAATTACCTGTTATCAAAACTTGAACTTGATAGAAAAGGAACCAGATTTTTCCAGCTGTTATAAGGAAATTCAGGAACTTTCAGAAAAACATCAATCTCTTATGGTCACTGAGGTACTATTTAGTTTAGTATGCAACATACAAAGAGGAAACTGTCTGAGTAGGACTTAACTCAGAAAAGGCCTCAATTATTTATCCACtaaagaaaattcatttattaataaGAAATGCTTTCACAagagaaataaagatttaaaCTGTTATAGTAACTGCAAATTCCTCATTTTTTTCAGGTAAATATTTCTAGTGTGTGGGGTAGATTTTCCACGAGTCAGTTATGCAAAAAATGAACCCATTCTCAGTTATGCAAAAATGAACCCACACAGACAAATTGAAGCTTctattttgaaaagtattttagTTTGAATAAATTAATTGCAAATAAAAATCAGCTACAATATATAGCTTGAATAGAAATGACTAGAACAAATACAACACAGGACTTGATTTCCTTGCATTAGTCACAAAACATGTGACAATctagaaaactttaaaatcaaTTATACATCTTTGAAAAAGGGGTAACAGTATTTACTGATACATCACAACTAGtaaacttataatacaagtttcCTGACATGCATTTCCTGAGTGAACCcaaatgatcatttttaaaaacaaggaaaTTTTGACAagttgaagtaaaataaaaaaaggttcaTGGCTTCCAAGgaacaaatttttttgttttgttattaaatCAAAAGAAACTTCAGAACAGCATTGTAATTGGATAAATTAAAGCTATGCTACCACATAAAAAAATTTCTAGACAATTaagtattatataattttttgaactaaaggaaaacaaagattaaaaaataattctgtctACTCTAAAAGTGTATTTATTTCTACAAGTGTCACAAAGGGTTTGATGTAGTGCAACGGTCTATACTTTGTGGTACATTAGAAAAAGGGGCAAGGAGGAGAGACAAAGTTTCTTGCTTCTGAAGGCAAAAATCTTACTAGTATTAGGAATAAACAGACCATACAAGTATGTTCCTCTACTTTGCAGTCACTGGTGCTTATCAGCCAACCAAACATTCCTCTGAGTCACTCTGTGGCAACTCTATAGAACTCAATTCCACAATTAAGGCTGGTCTGTTAGATTAAAAAGGGGGCACTAATGTCATTCAACCCTTTATATCTAATTTCCTAATGCCTGGGTAAGGACAAATAGAGAATaattagttatttctttttctaaaagcaAGTCAAtccattcttttttcttgttaatttatGCTTTTCCtcctgggaaattttttttttctagaaacagTGAACAGATGAACCACAGTTTATATCTAAAAAATAAACTTGCCAAATGTTGCTGATACTAAAAACAGATTCGTTATCATGGGAGAAAAATAGATAATCTGGATTAAATTGCATATTCAAAGgagcatataaaatatttcttaacattaaatttttgttataGTAATACAATTGAGAGAAAcatcaaggaaaaaaatctttcctggTTATCTTCAATGTGGTTAAAAACAAATACCTTTTACACAATGAGAATATGAATTTGGTTTTATAAATATTCTAGTTTATCAAATTCCATATTGaaatggggggcggggagagctctcTTGTCCTTCTTCCTACTTTGAAAATCCTTGAGTTATGCTTGCTAAACTACCATTCACACTAAGAGTGTGACACCATTGTTACATGCTACTCTATCAAGAACATTCTAAGATATTTCctataataaagataaatagaaaataagtaaatatacatGTTGCGTATTTTACAATGTTTGCAACAAACTGTAAACTAACATAGTTTGAACCAGCAGTACCCTCAGTTGTACAAAACAATTTTCAGCACTGAGGATGGGTGATTCAAAACACTAAAATGAAGGCATCAAATTAGACTGTcttttttcctcaaaatatatCTTCCACACTCAAAAATTCAGAAGTCTGGTACTTTCAGAAATTCTTTTGCTTGAGTTTCCCAGATTTTTCTCATAAACTGCTATTATAaaggtttaaaaaattcttcatcTTAATGCAAATGACAAAGCAGAGAAACTGTGATGTGGACAACAGGTTGGACACCCCAACTCGCTTAGCTTATAAATGCATACTGTAGTCCTGGAGGACAACCGTCTGTTAGTCTAGAGGTCCTTGGAAAATAAGTCTGATGTAGCCTTGTTCGCCAGCCAACTGATGTGCGCAAAAGGGACAGGCTGCATGGAAAGTGTGAGTACCATGAGGAAGCGGGATCTGGGACCAGTAGGCGGTTGTCTTTTCGGAACATACATGCCCACAAGGGCTGAATGCATGGGTGGGAGGGCCGGCGTCCACATAAAATCCAGCTTCGCATCCAAGCCACAGAGGGACATAGGGACCAACAGACCTACACATGGGACATTCACGATCTTTTCCATCACGTTCTTCTTTGTTTCCCCAGTTATGATAGCCATGCACATGGCCGCAGTTTAAATATACCCATGGCTGCTTTTCATCAACAACATCTTTCCTCTTCATACTAGGAAATGCTAGTGTGTTGAACCCTACGGGGCACTGAGGTCTTGCTGCATTGATTTCCTGTCTTAAAGCTTCTAGATGCTTTACTGTAGGAGTGTGGGAAAGGCCTTCTGCAGTACGCCATAGCAAAGTTGCACCACACAGGTCAATTAATGAGCCATCTTGTAACTGATTGGTTTCAATCTCCACCtgcagggggaagagggaggtggAAATCAAAAAACATATTCACCACTGTGTTTTggatttaataatattttgggaTGACACGTTCCCTACCTGAGAATCAGTATTTCCTAAATATTTAAGAAGCTCTAAAGGCAATAATGACAAATGTTTTATCAATGATAAAATACTGAGCAGTAACATCTCTTTTCagctttaaagaggacatatgaTTAAGCCAGCTGGTTAATTAGTAAGTCTAATATTTCTAGTTAGGTAGATATCATGTAGGGTCAaagtcaaaaatagaaaaaaatcctattacttattttaggttttggatcgcatggaatgccagggatcaaacccggcaccctgcacactgtactatggctctagccatcaactttttttgtttttggttttgcttgttgggccatacccattggtgcccagggcttactcctggctctgggcagaGGCTGATGTTTTGTTAACTTAAAAAAAGtaggggtgagagagatagtacagtgagtaaggcacttgtattgcatacgctgaccccagtttgatccctggcatccaacatGGTCCCTATATCctgccaacagtgattcctgagcacagtcaagagtaaacccctaagtatcacagggtgtggccaaaaccaccCTCTTcccaaaactatttttaaaaaaagcgtAGGCCTCAAGATACACTAATGTagtatgaaataaaacatttttttaagagtATCCATAGTTAAACATTAAGATGTAGTCCCTAGTATAGTATAGTATTTGATGAGCTGTGATGTACCTCACAGATTTGGTACTCTGCATCAACGGCAGATTTAAGAGTTTGGGAAATACATTTAGTCCAAATCATCCAATGTGCTGATTATGGGAGATAAACAGGAAATTACATCTCAGGACTTACCATTTTTCCTCTCTGTTGAGCAGATCTGGTTTCACGCAGACTGAATACATTTCCACATACAGATATTTCTCTCCATATCCCAGGCTTGGAGTCTTCTGTGAACCCATTGCGGGGATGCATAACAAGAACGCCATTTGTGGTTAAGCCATCCATCTGACCATCTGATGTCTTCCATTTGGCAGCCTTTTCCTGGTAAGAAGAAcagcaagtttcttttttttatgattttcaaatagaaaagttgattttagaaatgtattgtttagataaaaaaaattttaccccAAGAAAGATGTTTTTGGATGAGTCAAATCCTGCAGCATAAATTCGCGCTGTAAATGGGGGATTCCGTTCACATATGATTCTACAGGCAAATCTTGATATAGTACTTTGCACGGATTGTGTATCTGAATTAGTCTGACTTCCAGGAACTGTGTCAGTTACTACAAAATCAATTGGGCTTTCAGTGGACCGACCAATCTAAGAGGAGAAATTAAAAACATCAATAAACCCTCAAAGGAAAATAGTTGAAAATTCATTCAAGAAAGTCACAGGTACCATGAGACAGTAAGAAGGtctcttgcattgcatgtggccaacatgacttcaacccctggcactgcatatgcccctgagtcccactaggagtgatgcctgagcagacacaggagcacctctggtgtggcccaaaccccactcccctcaagaaaaataaataaaaatcactaaacCACTGAAatgtctaaagctcagttatCATATGCTTAATTCTGAGAATATCTGTATTTTTGAAAACCAATCTCAGACTTTTCCTGGTGCAGTAATCAGAGAGCATAGAATTAAGTGGGAACTTATGACCTAGAAACTCTCAAGGGAATAAAGAAGTTAATATGACTGAGCTTCTAGATGATTACAGATTTAATTATTTCACTCTAAGAAAATAGtgaacataattaaaatattttacgaTTACAGGATATAGATTGGATTACAggatttggactggagtgatagcacagcgggtagggcgtttgccttgcatgctgccaaccggggttcaattcctccatccctctcagagagcctgcaagctaccgagagtatcctacctgcatggcagagcctggcaagctacccgtggcgtatccaatatgccaaaaacagtaacaagtctcacaatggagacattattggtgcccgctcgagcagtgCTATGACACTGGATAtaacaccaaaaataatttttttcgaTAGAGCCAGGGATCGAATACAAAACCTAGCATGTTATATGTcaggtgctctactactgagcaaCAACTGTAATCTAAATAGCATTTTATTAAGTTTCAATGCACTGGTGTCTTTATAAAAGTGTACAATAATGTTCCTCCTTAAGTTGAGAATTCATATGGTCTTGTTTGAGGCCTTACATATACTTCATACATTTTCTTATGTTCTTTGTGTCAGGTGTCAGTTATCATTTTTTTGCTGCATGTCTAAAAGCATGCCCTCTTCTAACCAGCTACTCTTGTTCTGCTATATGttgaaaaatcaaaaagcaaactTCAAAGAAGAGTACTGCAAAAGATTCTTGTTGAAAGCTTAAGAAATTTCTAGGTAGTactgaaaaagaatttcagtacATGGgctatgtggtatgtgtgtgtgcttatacACACACTCAAAGAAAGAGGGCTATCTATCTTTATACAGACAAATgtgtatgctcaggggaccacatggaatggatcatatcaaacccgggtaagtcacatgcaaggcacacaccttacctACTCTGGCCCCTATGTGGAATATATCTTATATGCTTAGgtgtcttatttcattttattcctgtTTCTTAGACACAAACATTTCAGAAACCAGGCTTCCAGTCTGGTAGATGAGTGCCAGCAAATATACATCTTCAGAGGTGCTAACTAGCAAATAAACCAATTCATTGAAAGAtaacatttgaagaaaaaaaagatccgAGAAATAGATGGTAAAAGTAGTAACTGTGATAGGGtctttagagatagtacagggatagggcatttaccttgc contains these protein-coding regions:
- the PELI1 gene encoding E3 ubiquitin-protein ligase pellino homolog 1 encodes the protein MFSPDQENHPSKAPVKYGELIVLGYNGSLPNGDRGRRKSRFALFKRPKANGVKPSTVHIACTPQAAKAISNKDQHSISYTLSRAQTVVVEYTHDSNTDMFQIGRSTESPIDFVVTDTVPGSQTNSDTQSVQSTISRFACRIICERNPPFTARIYAAGFDSSKNIFLGEKAAKWKTSDGQMDGLTTNGVLVMHPRNGFTEDSKPGIWREISVCGNVFSLRETRSAQQRGKMVEIETNQLQDGSLIDLCGATLLWRTAEGLSHTPTVKHLEALRQEINAARPQCPVGFNTLAFPSMKRKDVVDEKQPWVYLNCGHVHGYHNWGNKEERDGKDRECPMCRSVGPYVPLWLGCEAGFYVDAGPPTHAFSPCGHVCSEKTTAYWSQIPLPHGTHTFHAACPFCAHQLAGEQGYIRLIFQGPLD